The genomic region aacgacccaaagcatacatccaaatcaacaaaggaatggattcaccagaagaagattaaagttatggaatagcccagccagagcccagacctgaatccgattgaaaatctgtggggtgatctgaagaaggctgtgcacaggagatgcccccgcaatctgacagattttgagTTTTTTTGCAAAGAGTTGGCAAATCTTGGCAGGTCAAAATGTTCCATGCTTATAGAACCATACCCCAAAaatactgagtgctgtaataaaatcaaaaggtgcttcaacaaagtatcagtttaagggtgtgcacacttatgcaaccatattattttatttgtatcgtttttttttcttccctccacctaaaagatttcagtttgtttttcaattgagttgtacagtttataggtcacattaaagatggagaaagttctgaaatgatttatctttgtctcaattttttacatcacagaaacctgacattttaacagaggtgtgtagactttttatatccactgtaagatgctgtgttagatggagagtcacatgacacagctgaggatcagaagggaggttataactcacaaatacagacactggtaagaaaatGACCTTCAttgcagattacatcatgtacctttctaacagctcAGAGAATACAAttatttgtgggagtgcttctttaaatgtAGCATGCAGCACTAATCTTCCTGTCAAAATGACAGACACCACATTAGGACCCACAATGAATGACTGTTACTTTTTAAATTACATTCTGCGCTACCAAAAATAATACGGCAGTACTTacctcttaggccccttgcagacgagtgtgtgcggattaggtccagatgcattGTGAATTCGTTCAGTAAAAATGTGTGATTtcgcaaagtcattcagttttgtctgtgatcgcATTCAATTTttattgtgcgggtgcaatgtgatttaatgcgttttgcaagcgtgtgataaaaaactgaaggtatataaacaacatctcttagcaaccatccgtgaaacgCGTCATATCCGCACTTACTTgcagatgcgattttcacgcagctccattcacttctatgggtccagcGTTGCctgaaaaaatgctgaatataaacatgctgtgatttttcacgcaacacacaagtgatgagtgaaaaccaatgcacatgtacacagccccattgaaatgaatgggtcccgattgcgtgtgggtgcaatgcgtttgcatTTCTCATTGctcccgtgcggaatactcgctcgtgtgaaaggggccttacatccAGTGAAGTATTCCCTGATGTACATATTctttcctcatcatctccattcctttcagaccaccatgatgacttctttcagccaggCCTTCTGTCTGCAGAGTTTATCACACAGATATCTTAGGTtcccacttttttttatcatccTCCCAGCTTTTGAatacccatacctgtcacccccAATATGGTGCCCACTGGGCTATCCAATGctgccaaatactatactgcagaaacaaataGCCCCCTGAAAATACCAGTACCGCACAGATAGTTCCCTCTTCAATATGTATTGCCACAATGTGCACCTAAGAAATAATTGTACTCAGCAAATATTGTCCCTGACAGTAATAGTGCCATAAACATGGTGTTCACCAAAAAGCTCTTACTGTGctagggtgcccccacagtaatagtgctcccaaaagtcccacaaaTGGAAATAATTCTCACCCAGATTGCCCTTAGTACtgagtgcccccaatagtaataatgttttCCAAGTTGCTTCCAATAGAGGTGGACCATAATGTCCCCACAGTGTGccccagtagtaaaaaaaaaagcccatcaCAGTGCCTTTTAGTAGTATTAAAGCCCCTACAGTTTGCACCAGTAGTAAATATGCCCCCTTGTAGTactaaagcccatcataatgaagaatctgggcaataaatattgagtttcgtttggctgttaatccttgctttgttagcggaaaaaaaatggattaaaatggaaaatctgccccaaaaaagtgaaattctgaaatttaatctccaatttccatgaattcttgtggaacacctaaagggttaacacaattTGGAAAAtcggttttaaataccttgaggggcgtagtttctaaaatgggggtcacttttttggagtttctactctaggggtgcatcagggggcttcaaatgggacatggtatcaaaaaaccagtccagcaaaatctgccttccaaaaaaccatatggcgttcctttccttctgcgccctgccgtgtggccatacagcagtttacgactagatatggggtgtttctgtaaactacagaatcggggcaatacatATTGAGTTAAGTTTGGCTGccaacctttgctttgttagtgggggaaaaaaatgattaaaatggaaaatctgccaaaaaagtgaaattctgaaatttaatctccatctccattttccattcttgtggaacacctaaagggttaacaacatttgtaaaaatcagtttttaataccttgagggggtgtagtttctaaaatggggtcgttttgggtgctttctattatataagcctcacaaagtgacttcagacctgaactggtcctgaaaaagtgggttttagaaagtttctgaaaaatttcaagttttgcttctaaacttttccaagccttgtaacgtccccaataaataaaatggcattaactaaatgatccaaacataaagtagacatatgggaaatgtaaagtaataactattatgaggtatcactattttttttttataaataaaaatgaaatattttgaatccattttaccagtatcatgaagtacactatgtgacgagaaaacaatctcagaatggcctggataactaaaagcgttttaaagttatcagcacataaagtgacactggtcagattggccaaaatcagtctggtccttaaggtgaaaaatagcccggtacttaaaggggttgtccaggttcagagctgaacctggacagccctccattttcaccccagcagcccccctgacatgagcatcggagcagttcatgctccgatgctctcctttgccctgcgctaaatcgcgcagggcaaaggcatttttcagagttccggtgacgtaccgggctctccatggggctgacaggaaccccggtgaatgtcaccggcactgatgggcgggatttggctctgccctagccagtaaaacggctagggcagagctaaagcccgcccctcagagccggtgacgtcaccgaacacactgctgggcggaagttaccgcccggcagtgtgttattaaaaacaaaagagcccgtgccctgcgcgatctagcgcagggcactggagcgcatcggagcatgagatgctccgatgctaggctcaggggggctgccggggtgagaataagggtatgtccgggttcagctctgaacccggacaacccctttaaggggttaaaacagtgCTGCTTGAGGGCATGTAGATCACAAACATCCAAATTGACCATctgtctggatccatgtgaggtacagggctggttctaactttgttagaaagagatgccatgtactatatgattaaAATTTTTACATTGATCATGAGATAACGTCTTTTAACTAGAAAACTAATTAAAGACACCTGGGTTGGGGCAACAAAACCACCAGCATGCTGTTATGCAGCTGGGTCCCAGATTTGCCCCTAGAGCAAACTAAAGTCCTCACAAAGGATAGTCAATGAATACTGAACTTAATCTTCagactttagttatttggtcagttattgtgagccaaaacacagaacagatgcagatctttccattaggcggaatgcacacggccgtgagcggtccgtggcatcccggcctgttatcctgctgagagcaggagcgcacggcatcattggttgctatggcgctgtgcgctccctgctgccgctgcactacagtaatacacacgtatgatctataccagtgtattactgtagtgcagcggcggcataaaGCAGGAGGGGAcggggtgacgctagggaggcttgtctaAGCCCCTGCCTGTCATTGGCTTCTCCTCTCctccccaacaccggatgttttcatcggtgcccggggagaagcagcagtgccgttgcggggaccaggagcgggcagggagcggggtaagtatattcaatgtgaggggcccggctTAGAGGGGGGGCAGTTTaaggtattggataacccctttgaaaCATGACAAATGATAAACTGAAAAACCTGTAGTAAAAATCAGTAATGCTTTCAAAATTTACTCCTCTGGTCAAAAACACAGTATTACGGGTTCATCCATGAAAAGTATTACTATGAAATAAATAGGGCATTTCATGTTAAagaataactgtcatatttttttcaaaaaatcaattttagcatatgttactgctgcagcattattatgcataaagcagtctttagtttcttcacttaccactgttttccttgagttttccactgttttgaatcctacattatgaggatcttctcaagatggctcctctgccagttctctgaggcaaaaactgcattccctcaggtcacatacaaacatgctatagccagcagcttcctgccagccaatcagattggattactgagagacacgcctcctcactctgaagcctaatgcaggcatgcagtgtgaaggcccgcccctctgtcttcctagctggagacagatgagccatagcaacggtcttttaagggagcagtggaaagggacagggggcattaatgaaagctgtcatCATAagataattacagatcttttggcaatcattgacagactaactcaggtatacatgcctatctCTAATTAACtagcaaatacaaaaaaaaaatgtcagttatcctttaagtattGTTGCAATAAATGTCTataaaaaatattgtaatttttttagtgttttatttttatgtacattacaaTTTCTCTCTGgtagtgccccctgctgtttattcttctggtccaccttctcctgcattcagtggtggactgacatgctcagtagATTCCCTGCTCCCTTCCTCCAGTGTGGTGTTATCACAGTGAAGCAGATGAAGCCGCACAGACACTTTTCATTCATCCACCCTACTTCTGAATTCATAGAAATAtatctagacagtggagaaggaaattgtggAGGTATTACATGCCATATGTATCTCTGGGActatatgtgagggactattttctataaGGGGGAGAGGTCACCAAGAACTCATTGAAATACATTCTGGGAGAAGCAGGTGCTTGATGAGccactgcccacccacagaaaggaaaGAAAGTCCTCCAGATATGTGAGTAAAAACAGTTTTACATTTGTGGGATAATAACCCTAATGTAAGGGTCCTCTAGGtcctgtgttaaaggggttggctcatctcagacattggtggcaaatCACTAGGCTATGCCATCGATGTTtgaaaggtgcgggtcccacctctgtgacaTGCTCCTATATCCACAACAGAGCCCCCGAAGTGAATGCAGAGCAGCTGCACACGCGTGGCCACTCTCCATTCAgcttgcttggctatttccgggaGTCCTATAGCGGTAAATGGAGTGGTGGCCGCGGTTGCGCTCTCCATTCAACGCTATCAGACTTCAGAAAACAGCCGAGTGCACTGTCTTAgccatttttggaactcccatagtgatgaatggagagcatgctgctCATCTACTGTCCTTCACTggtcccctttaaaggaaatctgttaccaggataatcgctattgaagtaaactCATTGCCCTCCggctattgtgaaactacaactcccagcatacacggATAGCTGTTTTGGGCCTGATGGCAGTTGTagatttgcagcagctggagggccacgagtttgacatccctgctctaaagaAATAATGTAAGCATTAAAccaaggcacatctggaaataaggtactatcTTCTGAacatccagtttatttggtatgcaaatgagccaataaggtgcccagaggggcgtcactcttgcaggaaggagcccaggcatgtTTCTCTCTGGTAGTGCCCAAGCCTGccctcatgctgggagcagggaaaagggggcagagttatggcttgaatgtgatgtaggaggggtgggtgggCACATTGTGGAaggaggcgtgcctgggctccttcctgcaagaatgacacccctctgggcaccttactggctcatttgcatactaaATAAACAGCTATccgtgtatgctgggagttgtagtttcacaatagctggagggcaacgagtttgacatccctgctttagagaATAAGACTGTGGAAAATTTCTAATATACTTCTATTTCACATTTTGCTTGCAGACCTTTAATATATCTGCACAGTAACCTCAccctgagttaaaaaaaaaaaaaattacggcccattttagtcctgtaaaaCGGAGAACATGACTAAACATTTCAGTtaggtaggcctcatgcacacgaccgttgtgtgcatccgtggccgttttccgtttttttttcgcggacccattgactttcaatgggtccgtggaaaaatctgaaaatgcacagttttgcagccTAGACTgtgatctgtgtatcctgtccatccaaaaaatatgacctgtcctatttttttgacggacaacggttcacggacccattcaagtcaatgggtccgtgaaagaacagggatgcacacaagattggcatccgtggccgtaggttactttcatacagacggatccgaagatccgtctgcataaaagctttttcagagctgagttttcacttcgtgaaaacccagatccgacagtatattctaacacagaggcgttcccatggtgatggagacgcttcaagttagaatatacaacgaactgtgtacatgactgccccctgctgcctggcagcacccgatctcttacagggggctgtgatcagcacaattaacccctcaggtgctgcacctgaaggggttaattgtgcatgtcatagccccctgtaagagatccggggctgccaggcagcagggggcagacccccctccctccccagtttaaatttcattggtagccagtgcggcccccctccctccctctattgtaataattaacattggtggcacagtgtgcgccccccccccctccctctattgtaataagaacattggtggccagtgtgcggcctcccccggccccccctccctccctctattgcattaataacattggtggccagtgtgcggcctcccctctccccccctcccccccccccgatcattggtggcagcggagttccgatcggagtcccagtttaatcgctggggctccgatcggtaaccatggcaatcaggacgctactgcagtcctggttgccatggttacttagcaatagtagaagcatcatacttacctgctggctgctgcgatgtctgtgtccggccgggagctcctcctactggtaagtgacagttcatttagcaatgcaccgcacagacctgtcacttaccagtaggaggggctcccggccggacacagacatcgcagcagccagcaggtaagtatgatgcttctactattgctaagtaaccatggcaaccaggactgcagtagcgtcctggttgccatggttaccgatcggagccccagctattaaactgggactccaatcggaactccgctgccaccaatgatcgggggggggggggggagaggggaggccgcatactggccaccaatgttataaatgcaatagagggagggagggggggccgggggaggccgcactctggccaccaatgttcttattacaatgggggggggggggccgcactggcctccaatgatattcaaactggggagggggggtctgccccctgctgaatggcaaccctgatctcttacagggggctatgatacgcacaattaaccccttcaggtgcggcacctgaggggttaattgtgctgatcacggcccctgtaagagatcgggtgctgccaggcagcagggggcagtcatgtacacagtttgtagtatagtCTAACTAGAAAggtccccattaccatgggaacgcctctgtattagaatatactgtcggatatgagttttcacgatgtaactcatatccgacagtatattctaacatagaggcgttcccatggtgatggggacgcttcaagttaaaatataccatcggattggagaaaactccgatccgatggtataaaagggactccagactttacattgaaagtcaatggggacggatccgtttgcaattgcaccatattgtgtcaacgtcaaatggatccgtccccattgacttgcattgtaattcaggacggatccgtttggctccgcacggccaggcagacaccaaaacgacttttttttttcatgtccgtggatcctccaaaaatcaaggaagacccacggacgaaaaaacggtcaaggatcacggaccaacggaaccccgttttgcagacagtgaaaaaatactgttgtgtgcatgaggtcttaactGCAGTGTACCGAGGAGCAgaacattatatacagtgttaCCATTTGCAGCCATACTTTATCATGTCCGTTATTAAATGTAAAGAATCAGatctgtgtgttttttgttttttttttactgtaaaattTGATGACGGCATCACCTAGAGATAGGCAGCAATTTTAAAAATCACCTAAAGACATGCAGCCATGTGAATACACCCAGTACTGTAGTTActgtaataaccacaataaaaatCATTATGCCATGTTTCAATTAGGCCATAACTACATTACACAGGACGGATATATGGGCTATAGCATTCTACTGCACAAATGGGTCAACTGCCtgatgtataaaaaaatgtatcaaaGCAGAATTATAAAcacatgtatattagaaaattgtatgaCTTCCCATTATATAAAAGGACCCCACACCTATTGTGCGATCTGTATTCCCTAATGCAGTGCTTCTAACATAGACCAAACTGGAAATTATTTGAAAAGAAGGAGTGGGCAATATTAGACCTCATTTTTGTCTCCACGTCAATGCAGACTGTTTCTCCATCAGTCtacttgggatttttttttctggaggGGTGCATTGGTTACTAGTAAAATTTGGTAGCGTGCCAATTATGTAAATGTTACGCTTGCCAAACCTAGTGGATCTTGTAGAATGTGAAATGTATGTTATTAAAGCTGTATTCTCTTTCATTTCAGGTCCATCACACGTGCCTACTACAGAAATTCTGTCGGAGGGCTCTTGCTATTTGACATCACCAACCGCCGCTCCTTCCAGAATGTCCACGAGTGGTTGGAAGAGGCTAAAGCTCATGTTCAGCCCTACCAGATTGTTTTTGTCCTGGTGGGCCACAAATGTGACCTAGACACACAACGGCAAGTGACAAGACACGAGGCTGAGAAACTGGCCACTGCCTATGGCATGAGATATATAGAAACCTCCGCCCGAGACGCCATCAACGTAGAGAAAGCCTTCACTGATCTGACTCGCGATATATATGAGCTTGTTAGAAAGGGGGAGATAAATATCCAAGAAGGCTGGGAGGGGGTAAAAAGTGGGTTTGTCCCAAATGTAGTGCACTCGTCTGAGGAGGTAGTTAAATCAGAGAGGCGGTGCCTTTGCTAAGGAGTAGAAGTTACCGTAATATCAAGGTCGCCATTGTGAACTCTAATAAAATAACACAGCCGTAACCAATTCGTGAGGTAAAGGGTTCCTTGAATTTGTTGTTGGCACTAGAAAGCAAAGGGAGGCTGGACAgcggaaggaaaaaaaataaaatttgttaaATCCGTAATCGCATCTCAAACTTAAGGAAGCTCTTAGGTCTCTGGCAAGGGCCAAGTGTGCATGTCTGTGTTTAGGAGTTGGGATTCATAAATCAATGATACCAAGAATTCAGATACATCCTAATTCATTTGATAAATTCTGTGTAGTTCAATGTTGGTAGTTTTATGCCGTGAGTTCTTACCACAGTGTAATGGTCATTATATATTGTTCTAGAAAAAGCAAGCCTTTCATTTACCTTACTCTGG from Bufo gargarizans isolate SCDJY-AF-19 chromosome 9, ASM1485885v1, whole genome shotgun sequence harbors:
- the RAB39B gene encoding ras-related protein Rab-39B; translated protein: MEAIWLYQFRLIVIGDSTVGKSCLIRRFTEGRFAQVSDPTVGVDFFSRLVEIEPGKRIKLQIWDTAGQERFRSITRAYYRNSVGGLLLFDITNRRSFQNVHEWLEEAKAHVQPYQIVFVLVGHKCDLDTQRQVTRHEAEKLATAYGMRYIETSARDAINVEKAFTDLTRDIYELVRKGEINIQEGWEGVKSGFVPNVVHSSEEVVKSERRCLC